In the genome of Ictalurus punctatus breed USDA103 chromosome 3, Coco_2.0, whole genome shotgun sequence, the window TTATATTGATACTTCACCAATACTTCCATTAAAAACTGGTTGAAGGGCATTACGTATGAGCTCGGTGTGTGAGGTCATAAAAGGTCTTCATGGCTTGAACGTATCGGTTTCTTATAGTAGCAAAATCTGTTCACTCTGCAGCCATTTAGGAAATGCTCCCAGGCAGTTCAGTTAATGTTACAAGTCTGGCTCTTATCTGCCTGAGTGGATCAAAACCCATATACCAGAAACAAATTGGGAAGAGACTGGTCAATTGCTAATTTAAATTGACTTTCAGAATCTGACAAAAATggtgtaattaattaatcagaTATAGCCACCATACTGGGCATTACTTTAGTGCCCTATTCAATTTCAAGTAGTGTGCTGTTTCTACTTTACCTGTGAAGATATGCCAACCtgtatacatgagctcacagttATCCTAATTGACTGACAGAAGTGAGATAAAGGTGTAAACATGTTTCAAggtcatttttatatttaaaaaattattatagaAAACTGTTTTGTATAGTTTATTTTTGATTGTTGAACGTTCTGTCATCGGGGGTAGTCTAAATCAACCACTCTTTACTTAGTACTTTTGATGAAATCAAGAGATCAGTAATTGAAAAGCTTCAGATGTCACTGCGTCTATAAAATCCATTGTAGCCGAGTGAGATGAGCCAGCGGCTGACTTTCTGTGTCACAGGTATTTTGGTTAATTCCTCCGACACCACAAAACCTGGAGCTCTATGAGAACTGGGTGTTGTCTGGAAAACAAGGAGACATCTTCCTCGGAGACAAGGCCACTGAGTGCCAAAGGATTGAGCTCAAGCAGGGCTACACGTTTATTATCCCATCAGGTGAGTACATGAACTTTTTTCTTACAGACAATAATATTCATTTCACCAAGGATGTTTAATATCAGTTTACATCAGTGTCACATCCTGACaatgtgtttcattattattcgTGTTTCTGTGGATATTTGCTCGTTTCCACAGGCTGGATTCATGCAGTGTACACACCTGTGGACACACTTGTGTTTGGTGGCAATTTCCTACACAGTTTTAACATCCCCATGCAGCTCAATATCTGCAACATTGAGGACAGGACAAGGGTGCGCAACAAATTATGTAATCTGAGttacaaatatgaatatgtaCATGTAAGTTGAAAATAAGCATGCTCTAGATATGTAattaaagtaatattttttGCACTATTAAAGGTATTGGTCATTCGTATCTCATTCTGAATAACAccttttttccttattttttttttttttttttttaagcttttaacCACCTTTTTACTTTTTGTACAGTGTTAACATGTTTCTTATTTCTCTGTCTACCAAATTAGGTGCCAACTAAATTTCGCTACCCATTTTATTATGAGATGTGTTGGTATGTGCTGGAACGGTATGTGTACAGTCTGACCAACACCTCCTACCTCATCCCTGAGTTTCAGAAACACTCTCTAGGCATCGGTTGGTATCTCAGCAAGAACACTTAATCTAAACTCACTAAACTGGTTATTGGTGAATTAAAAAGTACTTTGAATCAGTAGGCATAAAAGAAACTGTACACACCATTAACTGTTAGTGGTTGTTAGCAGAATTAGCTGTTTTGATCTTTTTATAATCTGTTTTATCTAAGGAAAATTCAGTGAAAGTATAACTTTGTTTCAGGCCTTAAGCAAGAACCCTCCAATTTGGAAGCCTTGAACGGTCACATAAAGGAAGAGGATGATCCTCCGTCTCCTCCAACTCGGCCTGGAATGAAAGTCCACATGACACCTTTTGAGCTGGAGGGTTTATGGAATTTGCTAGGAAAACTAGAATCTCTTCCCTCGCACAAAAAGTGTGTTCCTGCAGGAATACACAATGCACCTGCCTTGCTCCATGACATGCGGGTAAGCTTAAGGAAATAATGCTGAGCAAACCATTAAAAAGTATAATGAgttcacagtaaaaaaaaaacaccaaattgATTCTTGCGTTTTTCTAAAAATTCTGGATAATTCCTCCATtctcagaccaaaaaaaaattacaatttggactttaaatgaaaattttagATTGAAACTTAAAGTGCTCctgtttaaaattatatatggCACTTGATGTTGACTGCTAGAAtaggttagaaaaaaaaatacaggagaGTCAGATTTCTCAAAAATCGATCTAGATCTCTAAGGgataattagcattaaaatgtcataaattcacgtttcaaaggtcttaaaaatgcaacCGAAATGACACTGTAAAGAatgtttagattttattttggcTCGTTGCTGTTTGAGATGATAAACCCATATGACTGTGTCGCTCTCGGAGTGCGTGTGCGGCTCATCAGTGTTTTAGAGCGGCTCGGTTCACAGTAAGCGCCGCTCCACACCAACTGAGATTGAGTCGCTTATAACCTGCATTTAGACACAACACGTgccagattcactttggttttacATTAGCATAATCTCAAGCATTTTTGTGGGAAGAGGTTTACAGCTTTTCACCTGATtggtaatgagaagtgaattttaaaaaaaaatgttgccaaCTAAACCGAGGTCTTCCGGCATTTTTCCACCAGAATAAAATCCGCAAGTTCTAATGCATAAAAGTGtattaagtcagaaatatattactattgttatattactatttgtaccccaaataaaaatggattattattaagtattattcagtgcaatagtaatattacaaaattgcaaaggttttcaaaaatatatatattttcttctttacaaaaatttctgtacatttatagcactacttgttacattaccttggcatttaatttaaaaaaaaaccctcaaacactGCTGTGAGGGgcttctaatacagctgctggaggagtgatggtaaatttgacatctttttctcttctcactGCTgtaatccatctctctattttttttcctctcttggaaagttatgggaaggaaatactggctttttttttcccactgttGGTGCAAATGGTAATTCAAAAAGGATATTTGCTATGCTCTCCCATTTacctctatagaagtttaccctgctatagtttacttaaacccagaaatgtatgtatatgcatgaacacattATAGCTGATGTTTTGtgtagcatgattgaagtgacGTGCAGgtcttaaatttttttgtaaatgttggtTGACTTGTTCCTCTTTTCCTCAAGGCTAATGGTAAATGTGTTTTCTCCCCCCAGGCATTACTTAAAGAACATGCTAATGATAACTCAAAACTTTCATACACTGGAAGACCCATTGTTAAATGGCCAAAGAGGGTAAGATAATTCtaaactttaaaatgtaataactcGACCATTGCAAATTGTTTTTGGTCTCTTTTTACttgttaaatatacatttcaTCATTTGAATTACTTGCAGATTTGTAATCAATTAACTGGTGATTTTACATTGGTTCTTTAATGTGTTTTATCATAAATACTTAGTATTGATCTTCTAAGTGTAACAGAATTTGAAATTCTGAACTTATATAAGCTTAATTCTGAACTTGTatgctataaaaataaagattataTTGTTGTCCTATTACCGTTTCTTTGTTTCTCAATCTCTCCTTGTTTGTTTCTCAATCTCTCCTACTTTGTTCCATCCAGCCATCCTGGTACCAGCCTCCCCCGCCGCCTGCCCCAGTCGGTCGTCCCAAATTAGCCACCACTCCAATCATCCCTCGTCCAACAAAGCCAGCCTCCTCGATGTCAGCACTCCGGCGGCGGCGTGTGCGCTGTAAGCGCTGTGAGGCATGTCTGCGGCCAGAATGTGGCGAGTGCAATTTCTGCAGAGATATGAAGAAGTTTGGTGGCCCTGGCAAACTGAAACAGACGTGTGTCCTTCGCCAGTGTCTTGCTGTAAGTGtagagtggtgtgtgtgtgcattttttgtTGAGCCATTTGTCTTTCACTAGCTTGAAATCCTACACTACATTACCTCAAGTATTATGAGGTTGTTACTGGAAAATGGTGGTTTGTTTGGATATAATGTTCAAcatttggacagatggcctcacattatcttcaagcactctttgatatgatgcagaattcatagttgaatcaataaatgcaagcagcgaagcaaccccaaaccataacatttctaccaccatgcttcacagctggtatgaggtgcttcttctgaaaagctgtctttagtctgcaccaaacatgtctgctgttactgtggccaaacaactctatcttttgacttatctgtccagagcacattattccaaaaggcctggtctttgcctatatgctcattggcaaactgtagtcttgcaaaggcttttttccTGGCATACCTCCCATAtgtatgcgtgtatgtatgtgtgtgtactcgTAATTaccttaatttttattttttgccaatTCTAATTATatgaaagtgcacctattatggtttttcaaatattacctttcatatagtgtgttagagctgtttgtgaatgtaaaaaaaccctgcaaagtttcaaaaatcaaggCACACGTCAAACGGGCTTATTGACTGCCAAAAGAAAGAACCCATTCTCAACAGATGAAACAAGttgttagtaattccagacttacttagGTTTGTATAGAAGTAGATTCAtaacaaaaagccccacctctggtcttcattggctgctcgcttacagcggtagaccaatcacaacagacaggtacatctgaccaatcagagcagtatatgttctctgaaaggaggagtttagaatggaTCCTTTAGAACAGATCGTTTAATCGGTTGTTTTTTACGGGGTTTGGGGggaaggtaatgctgcaatttaaattatgagcacaattagttgtttttttttttttttacctcggatgcatgtaaatctattgtatgagccCTGTAAAACAAAATtgggcacgtttcaaaaccataataggtgcactgtAATGAAACTAGTGAATAGTTGACTAGTGACTATATAGCAATGAAACTTGTGAAAGGGAAGTGTGTCTGCATTAATGTATTTATGTGTTGGAGCGTATTACTAATTATTTTTGATAGAAAATTATTTTAGAATCATTGCCAATTTCTATGTTTGTGCCACATGAATATATATTACCCCATACTTAGAATGGAGTGATTGGGATGAATAGTCATCAGTGTAATGGatgaagaatttaaaaaaaaatttttttaaatgttcacatACCCACACAGTAAGTTAGAACAAtaggagaaagaaagactgTAAGTCACAGTAAAAGCAGTAAGTCACAACCAGTAACCTTTGTATGTAAAATACCGTCTATATTTGTTTCTTCTCTCACATGTAGCCTGGCTTGCCTCTCTCTGCGGTGTGTGAAATTTGTGAAGAAGGGAACCAGGATACTGGAGAAGAACTCATGGAATGCTCCAATTGTGCGCAGATTGCCCATCCTAGCTGCCTAAAGGCATGTGCACATGTTAAGcagtattttctgttttggtGCGTAATACTTACTGTGGAGACATTGTGAAGGCCCCTCATCATAGTTTCTAAAACCTTTGGGCCAAATGATCACACAGAAAATACTATTTGGCCTGAGACGATGCTAAATCTATATGTAGTGTATTTAAAGCAAGTCTAATAATATTGCACTACATATgcatgtgtatagtgtgtggcaTATGATAATTGTGGAAGACTAATAAATTAATCTCCTTTAAAACTACTACTCTTTAAAGTAGGGTACAGTTAAATTTCTCATTAGTTTTCCTGTGCTTGACCTAACAGCACTCATCTTTGTCACTCTAATAGCTAGTGATGGCAGTGTTTTGGGCTGTTCatacagcactgtgcaaaagtaTCTAGGCaccctgttgtttttttttgtttgtttttttgtttttaataactaCAATGGATAGATTTGGACAATGGATACAAGGGATAGATATTTATTGTATGATTTTTGCAGTGAAgtcaatacaaaaacattttagatttacaaacattcacagaaaaatgtttgtttagtaaataaaataacattagatAATACATCTCTTTTTAAGACCAAAAATAACGATGAAGTCTGCTAAGTTTTACTTCagtcaaagcctccagaagatCTGTGGCAGATTCcacaagatgctcagtaaaacctACCAGCTAATTTCTGTATAAAACTTCACAAAGTGTACCTGAGATGActggtggatttttaaaaatcaaaaagatTGTCACAATAAATATAGACTTTGTTTAGCATGGTTTACAgctatttatagtatttttttttatgttggaTTGTTTAACGTTTATTATCTTTGAAGGCGTCtcttgctttacagcatttctttcaTGTGCCTTTACGATTTCACCTATATATGCATATTCACACGCACGTCTACTGTGAGAGGGAATCACCTGCATGTAGTTATTTCAGTAGTTTTTGATAGCAGGACAGTATGCATTACTTCATCATTTTTTATACATTCTACATAGTATTATTGtaactttaaaatgtgttttctttcattGTGCTCGAATTAAAAATTTCTTTCCTCTAGGTGCCAGGTGAGGGTGTAGTAAACAAAGATCTGCCCAGTTGCTGGGAATGTCCGAAATGTGTCATTGGCAAAGACACGGACTCTGAGGTAAAACATGCATGCAGTCTTTTACAAGCTGATTTTGAAACAACAATGTTCTGAGTATCCAGTCCTGAATAGGGGAAATACGAATATAATTTATACTGTTCTTTCGTACAGCACATTTAAGGCAGTACCATTGGATGTATACGTGTATGTATACAAGCGCACAGCATTGAGTGTTTAACAGTGCTGCTTCTTCCCCTGTGTGTCAGTCGTCGGGCAGCGGTGATGACCTCACGACTCCAGAGGGGTCGGGGGGGCTGAGGGGCGAGGGCGGGGCGTGGCACGGGGTCGGGCGGCCCCCTTCCTCTCTGTCACATGGGTCGCTACGGAAACAAGTGGCGGCCCCAGAGCAGCGGCTCAGGAAGAGGGTGAGAGGCTCCGCCTTCCTCACGCCACGGCTGCCGCACGTTCACCCGATCTCCTgctatccttttttttttttcttttttcccctctctgtaTCCCTTTCTTTTGACTCCCTGCCAGCATTTTCCTGTCTCTATTTGTCTGTTTCTATCTATCTTGCCCTTCCTGTCCCTTTTCATCATCATCCCGTTGCCCCATCGCTGCTCGGACTGACTGGTGGGGGGAGAGGACCTCAGAATCAGCTCTGTCTGCTGCCTGTTTGATTTTTCATTCACTTTGATCATGACATGAATCCTGTGTGCTTGCATTTGTAAGGGCCTgcattaaacagtttttttgtctctttttcttaAACAGATCAAATTGGAAGGAGGAAAAATGCATGTAAGTATTAAAATAATAAGGTTTATTTAAGTACCAGAATTTGTGgcactagaaaaaaaaaaaaaaaaaacgacttgTCCACTGCTCTGGTATCAAAGGTTCCAGGTGTACAGATTTTGGTAGCAAACTTTTGGAAGCAAACTAGGAACTAATGGTAATTGGTTGAGGCTGTCAACTTTATTGTTGCTTGTTTATGTATCTTGTGATAAAGTGTGAGCCAGTATATACATAGACAGgacaaaacacagaaaacagaTTAGTCTGCTTGCTGGTGCTGCATTTGTTCTGTCAGAAGCaaaattgaacattttatttctcaaCCTGCGCATGTCAAAAATCATATCATAATGATTTAACAAAACACATATAGCACGTTCTCACAAGTTTTTGGTGCGTCAATAATATGCCTGCTGTGCTATTTTCAAAATGACGCAATTTAGAAACCATTTGTTAACTATCCTTTTTCTCGGTTATTTTGTTCGACCCTCATAGTTGATGCTTTGTTACTGTAGAAAAGAGAACATGAAAATTTTTGCCTGAATCCTTTGAATTTTGTCTTTAGAAGCGCAAATCATCCTCGCTGGATCCTCGGGTGGCTAAGATCTACCGGAGACAAGGAATGGATTCAGGCAGTGACGACGAGGATggagaaggaaggagaaagCTTTCGCTCCACTCAAGGGGTGCAATATCCGCTCGCCGTGGATTTGGATCTGGTAGGCGGGGACTGTTAAGAGGTTCTTCACATCGAGGTGGCAGAGGGAGTGGTAGCATGACCCCAAATTCATCCTCCCTAAAAATGAGGCGTGGACTCGGTGTAAGGGGTGAGCGCGGAGGTCGTGTTCGTTTACGAGGTGGATCCAAAATGCAGCGAAGGCGTTATGAAACagacgacgacgatgatgacgatgacgacgacgacgatgatgatgatgaggaggaggacgatgatgaggaggaggaagaggatgaaaGTGAAGAAGAAAGGCACATGGGCAGGTCTGAAAAAGAGCACCGTTCGCGGCGTCGGCGACGCAGAGGtgaagaggatgatgaagacgatgatgaggatgatgaaagTGAAGAGCAAGACTTTGATGGAGAGGATGAAGAAATGGAGGACCTGGATGATGGAGGggaggaagatgaggatgaCGAGGGTGAGAACCGTTCAGACTCAGAACCTGACCCTCCTGTTCTACTCGTCTCAGACTTAAATGATGAACTGTTAAATGGTTCTTATCTGACTGTCACATTGCAGCGCCCATCCAAGGCCAGACGTGATCTGGGGTCTATTGTACCCAAACTGGAGGCAGCCATGTCTCCTCGCACTCCCGGTAATGCTGATGTACTCCAGCGCAAATCCCTTCACAAGTATCGTCAGAAAAATGGCAGCTCTCTCTCCACTGGAAATGGTTTCTCACAACCCAAAGTCAGTCTAGCATCAGGTCGTCATACACGCTACAGGAGTTTGAACCTCGATGGTAGAGCCTCCCcttcctccacctcctctcgctcttctatttctcctcctcctcccacgACATCCACCACCGGCTCctcccctccttccctcctcaCTCATCCCTCATTCCGGGATGTGGGGAACGAGCCAGGATGTGAGAAGGAGGTGTGGGTGTCCGTGTTTCGCTACCTGAGCCGAACAGAACTGGCTGTGTGCATGCGGGTTTGCAAGGCCTGGTACAAATGGTGAgtatagagagagtgagaagtgGTGCTGGTTATAATATTTCCTTTCTGCAtctacaaaatgaaacaaaaaaaattaactggaCCACTTTTCTCCTGTTTGTTTGAAGTGgccaaaaactttttttatttatttattttttttttgtaaatctgaATATTAGGTTGCTTTGTTGTAGCAGTGTTACAAAAATGGAAAACTGCAGAGaagtacactaccggtcaaaagtttggagacacttgactgaaatggttttttttttttttttttttttttttatgtgaaggtgtatgattaaatgtttgaaatcggtgttgtagaaaaaatgtaattgtgccaacatattcatttctttcattagaaaactaacattttatttacaaaaaacatatatatataattttttttaaacgatgccttggagcgaaatattccaaaaagcagccaataagagtcaGTGTAGGTGGGAACaattttaatactgtttaaaaagcatctcaggggattcctcaagaaatcggttgagaaaatgccaagaacacatttctggaaattctagacaaaaagggggtctactttgaagatgctaaaatactacactcttttgatttattttggattttttttatcacagtaTAATTCACATAGTTCCATTTGTATTGTTCCAGAGAttttatgactttattattattctaaaatgtggggggaaaataaataatgcgTGTGTCTAaattttgactggtagtgtatttCCATGCTGAATTGTCCACCCGTCTTGAATGGTCTGCATTTGCATAGTGGTGcctataaaaatatttaattatggaAAAATGTTGAGAGCTCTCAAGTGACCTTTTCTTTGAGAGATCACAAGTTCAGATCCTGATTATGAAAGACATCAGTGGCCAGGAGTCCAAAAGATTGTACCAATTGGGTAGTATTTGGGATGGTCTACATAGACagtataaaaaacagaaaaacagattaGTGTGCTTGTTGATGCTGTATGTGTTAGCTCTCAACCTAGCTAGGGGGTGTGAATTGTCAATGACCATACATTTAACTTCTGGTTAATGAAACAGGGTAGCTGAAAGCCCTTCTGTTTTTaaccctttttctctctctttaggTGTTACGATAAGCGCTTGTGGACTCGGATAGATATCAGTAGATGTCGCTCCCTCACAACTCAGGCTCTGTCAGCTGTTATTAAACGCCAACCCGTTGCACTTGACTTGTCCTGGACACCTGTGTCCAAGAAACAGATCACCTGGCTTATCCACCATCTTCCAGGTATAAACACCAGGCTGATGCTGTTTAgcaatatacacatacatgcctAGAATGCTGCAGCTTCTCCATAagcaacattatttttttttttctaaatattgttttattggATTACAAAGCTGAAACATTCATGTGCATATGCATACTAAGTTGCGGAATCCCATGAGTGTTCGTGtagtaatatatttttctctttgGCTTTGTTTGTCAGGACTGAAGGATCTGATCATGTCCGgctgttcatcatcatctcttTCGGGCTTGAGTTCTCAGAGCATCCCTTGTCTCCGCACGCTGGACCTGTGCTGGGCAGAGAGCATTAAAGACTCTCAGCTCAAAGACCTCATCGCTCCATCAGGTCAATTGCATGCACAACCCTTAGTAGCCCACGTTAAAACCAAATCTTCAGTAGTCCTATCATTTCAAGATGAACCAGCATGAAATAAAGAGAATAGGGCAAAAGACAGACTGATGTTTCTTGCTGAATTTAACCAGTAACTACTCTTTTACACTCTCTGCTTTAAACCATCTAGGTAGTGAAAATCGCAGCAGGCTGAAAGGCTTGTTAACTTTGCGGTTATCTGGTCTGGACGTGAGTGACTCGACATTGAAGCTGATAATCAAACACATGCCATTGCTGAGGAGGTTAGACCTGTCACATTGCCCCGTCCTTACAGACCAGTCAATCA includes:
- the kdm2aa gene encoding lysine (K)-specific demethylase 2Aa isoform X1, yielding MENSEQTFTVVDGGVLRKRGRKRRKGDEDVTLKRSGTRRRYHDDGISDDEIEGKRTFDLEEKVYSDRFGSDRIKRMEGKDFTFEFIQRCGLRDPIIFERPDGLGIKMPGSDFSVNDVKMFVGSRRMIDVMDVATQKGTEMSMAQWRRYYETPPSQREKLYNVISLEFSHTKLENLVKRPATVDMIDWVDNMWPRHLKERQRDSTNSILEMQYPKVQKYCLMSVQGCYTDFHIDFGGTSVWYHILRGCKVFWLIPPTPQNLELYENWVLSGKQGDIFLGDKATECQRIELKQGYTFIIPSGWIHAVYTPVDTLVFGGNFLHSFNIPMQLNICNIEDRTRVRNKLCNLSYKYEYVHVPTKFRYPFYYEMCWYVLERYVYSLTNTSYLIPEFQKHSLGIGLKQEPSNLEALNGHIKEEDDPPSPPTRPGMKVHMTPFELEGLWNLLGKLESLPSHKKCVPAGIHNAPALLHDMRALLKEHANDNSKLSYTGRPIVKWPKRPSWYQPPPPPAPVGRPKLATTPIIPRPTKPASSMSALRRRRVRCKRCEACLRPECGECNFCRDMKKFGGPGKLKQTCVLRQCLAPGLPLSAVCEICEEGNQDTGEELMECSNCAQIAHPSCLKVPGEGVVNKDLPSCWECPKCVIGKDTDSESSGSGDDLTTPEGSGGLRGEGGAWHGVGRPPSSLSHGSLRKQVAAPEQRLRKRIKLEGGKMHKRKSSSLDPRVAKIYRRQGMDSGSDDEDGEGRRKLSLHSRGAISARRGFGSGRRGLLRGSSHRGGRGSGSMTPNSSSLKMRRGLGVRGERGGRVRLRGGSKMQRRRYETDDDDDDDDDDDDDDDEEEDDDEEEEEDESEEERHMGRSEKEHRSRRRRRRGEEDDEDDDEDDESEEQDFDGEDEEMEDLDDGGEEDEDDEGENRSDSEPDPPVLLVSDLNDELLNGSYLTVTLQRPSKARRDLGSIVPKLEAAMSPRTPGNADVLQRKSLHKYRQKNGSSLSTGNGFSQPKVSLASGRHTRYRSLNLDGRASPSSTSSRSSISPPPPTTSTTGSSPPSLLTHPSFRDVGNEPGCEKEVWVSVFRYLSRTELAVCMRVCKAWYKWCYDKRLWTRIDISRCRSLTTQALSAVIKRQPVALDLSWTPVSKKQITWLIHHLPGLKDLIMSGCSSSSLSGLSSQSIPCLRTLDLCWAESIKDSQLKDLIAPSGSENRSRLKGLLTLRLSGLDVSDSTLKLIIKHMPLLRRLDLSHCPVLTDQSISLLTAIGSNTRNTLREINLAGCNKLTDVCLNYMKRLSALTLLDLRGCKGITRHGCENFISDLSYCTFFCLTEDKLIQRIS
- the kdm2aa gene encoding lysine (K)-specific demethylase 2Aa isoform X7, whose protein sequence is MENSEQTFTVVDGGVLRKRGRKRRKGDEDVTLKRSGTRRRYHDDGISDDEIEGKRTFDLEEKVYSDRFGSDRIKRMEGKDFTFEFIQRCGLRDPIIFERPDGLGIKMPGSDFSVNDVKMFVGSRRMIDVMDVATQKGTEMSMAQWRRYYETPPSQREKLYNVISLEFSHTKLENLVKRPATVDMIDWVDNMWPRHLKERQRDSTNSILEMQYPKVQKYCLMSVQGCYTDFHIDFGGTSVWYHILRGCKVFWLIPPTPQNLELYENWVLSGKQGDIFLGDKATECQRIELKQGYTFIIPSGWIHAVYTPVDTLVFGGNFLHSFNIPMQLNICNIEDRTRVRNKLCNLSYKYEYVHVPTKFRYPFYYEMCWYVLERYVYSLTNTSYLIPEFQKHSLGIGLKQEPSNLEALNGHIKEEDDPPSPPTRPGMKVHMTPFELEGLWNLLGKLESLPSHKKCVPAGIHNAPALLHDMRALLKEHANDNSKLSYTGRPIVKWPKRPSWYQPPPPPAPVGRPKLATTPIIPRPTKPASSMSALRRRRVRCKRCEACLRPECGECNFCRDMKKFGGPGKLKQTCVLRQCLAPGLPLSAVCEICEEGNQDTGEELMECSNCAQIAHPSCLKVPGEGVVNKDLPSCWECPKCVIGKDTDSEIKLEGGKMHKRKSSSLDPRVAKIYRRQGMDSGSDDEDGEGRRKLSLHSRGAISARRGFGSGRRGLLRGSSHRGGRGSGSMTPNSSSLKMRRGLGVRGERGGRVRLRGGSKMQRRRYETDDDDDDDDDDDDDDDEEEDDDEEEEEDESEEERHMGRSEKEHRSRRRRRRGEEDDEDDDEDDESEEQDFDGEDEEMEDLDDGGEEDEDDEGENRSDSEPDPPVLLVSDLNDELLNGSYLTVTLQRPSKARRDLGSIVPKLEAAMSPRTPGNADVLQRKSLHKYRQKNGSSLSTGNGFSQPKVSLASGRHTRYRSLNLDGRASPSSTSSRSSISPPPPTTSTTGSSPPSLLTHPSFRDVGNEPGCEKEVWVSVFRYLSRTELAVCMRVCKAWYKWCYDKRLWTRIDISRCRSLTTQALSAVIKRQPVALDLSWTPVSKKQITWLIHHLPGLKDLIMSGCSSSSLSGLSSQSIPCLRTLDLCWAESIKDSQLKDLIAPSGSENRSRLKGLLTLRLSGLDVSDSTLKLIIKHMPLLRRLDLSHCPVLTDQSISLLTAIGSNTRNTLREINLAGCNKLTDVCLNYMKRLSALTLLDLRGCKGITRHGCENFISDLSYCTFFCLTEDKLIQRIS
- the kdm2aa gene encoding lysine (K)-specific demethylase 2Aa isoform X2 yields the protein MENSEQTFTVVDGGVLRKRGRKRRKGDEDVTLKRSGTRRRYHDDGISDDEIEGKRTFDLEEKVYSDRFGSDRIKRMEGKDFTFEFIQRCGLRDPIIFERPDGLGIKMPGSDFSVNDVKMFVGSRRMIDVMDVATQKGTEMSMAQWRRYYETPPSQREKLYNVISLEFSHTKLENLVKRPATVDMIDWVDNMWPRHLKERQRDSTNSILEMQYPKVQKYCLMSVQGCYTDFHIDFGGTSVWYHILRGCKVFWLIPPTPQNLELYENWVLSGKQGDIFLGDKATECQRIELKQGYTFIIPSGWIHAVYTPVDTLVFGGNFLHSFNIPMQLNICNIEDRTRVPTKFRYPFYYEMCWYVLERYVYSLTNTSYLIPEFQKHSLGIGLKQEPSNLEALNGHIKEEDDPPSPPTRPGMKVHMTPFELEGLWNLLGKLESLPSHKKCVPAGIHNAPALLHDMRALLKEHANDNSKLSYTGRPIVKWPKRPSWYQPPPPPAPVGRPKLATTPIIPRPTKPASSMSALRRRRVRCKRCEACLRPECGECNFCRDMKKFGGPGKLKQTCVLRQCLAPGLPLSAVCEICEEGNQDTGEELMECSNCAQIAHPSCLKVPGEGVVNKDLPSCWECPKCVIGKDTDSESSGSGDDLTTPEGSGGLRGEGGAWHGVGRPPSSLSHGSLRKQVAAPEQRLRKRIKLEGGKMHKRKSSSLDPRVAKIYRRQGMDSGSDDEDGEGRRKLSLHSRGAISARRGFGSGRRGLLRGSSHRGGRGSGSMTPNSSSLKMRRGLGVRGERGGRVRLRGGSKMQRRRYETDDDDDDDDDDDDDDDEEEDDDEEEEEDESEEERHMGRSEKEHRSRRRRRRGEEDDEDDDEDDESEEQDFDGEDEEMEDLDDGGEEDEDDEGENRSDSEPDPPVLLVSDLNDELLNGSYLTVTLQRPSKARRDLGSIVPKLEAAMSPRTPGNADVLQRKSLHKYRQKNGSSLSTGNGFSQPKVSLASGRHTRYRSLNLDGRASPSSTSSRSSISPPPPTTSTTGSSPPSLLTHPSFRDVGNEPGCEKEVWVSVFRYLSRTELAVCMRVCKAWYKWCYDKRLWTRIDISRCRSLTTQALSAVIKRQPVALDLSWTPVSKKQITWLIHHLPGLKDLIMSGCSSSSLSGLSSQSIPCLRTLDLCWAESIKDSQLKDLIAPSGSENRSRLKGLLTLRLSGLDVSDSTLKLIIKHMPLLRRLDLSHCPVLTDQSISLLTAIGSNTRNTLREINLAGCNKLTDVCLNYMKRLSALTLLDLRGCKGITRHGCENFISDLSYCTFFCLTEDKLIQRIS